GCCGCGCCCGACGCGGCGCGCGCGCTGCTCGAGACCGAGGGCTACTTCAAGGCCCGTGTCAGCGTGCGCGAGGACGGGCCGCACGCGTACGCGGTGATCGTCGACGCAGGCTCCCCGGTGCTGATCACCGACCTCACCGTCGTGCTCGACGGGCCGATCCGCCAGGAGCCCGACTACCAGCAGCGCCTCGCCGCCGCGCTCGAAGCGTGGCCCTTGCCGCTCGACGCGCCGTTCCGCCAGGCCGAGTGGACGGGCGGCAAGAAGGCGGTGCTCAGGTTGCTGGTCGCCGACCGCTTCCCGAAGGCAAGGCTCGCCGACAGCCGCGCCGACGTCGACCCGGACACCGGCCGCGCCGAGCTTGCGGTGCGCTACGACAGCGGGCCGCGCATCGCATTCGGCGCGCTGACCGTGACCGGCCTCAAGCGCTATCCTCAGAGCATCGCGCTCGGCCTGGCCGACTTCAAGGAAGGCGACCCGTACAAGCTGTCCAAGATCATCGACTACCAGAATGCGCTCGAGCAGGACCCGCATTTCTCGGGCGCGGTGGTCAGCGCCGACTTCGACGCGATCAAGGACGACAGGGTGCCGGTGAGCGCCGCACTGACCGAGTTCCCGCGCCAGAAGGTCGAACTCGGCCTCCTCTATTCGAAAAGCGAGGGACCGGGCGTGCGCGTCGGCTACGACCACTACAACATTTTCAACCGCGCGCTGACCGGCGCCTTCCTCGCCGACCTCAAGCAGAACGAGAAGACGGTGTCGTTCGGCCTCGGCTTTCCGCGCAACCACGACGGCTATTCGCATAGCGCGAACCTCTCATACAAGGTGAGCGACGTGCAGGGCCTAGACACCCAGGCGCTGACCGCCGGCGTCTGGCGCATCCGCCAGCGCGGCAATATCGAGGCGCGGATCGGCCTCGAGCTCGAGAGTGAACAAAGCCGGCTCGGCGGGATCGACCAGGGCCACGTGCGCGCGGTGCTGCTGTCCTACGGCTGGGCGCGGCGCGCGCTCGACGACGCGCAGCGCCCGCGCAACGGCTCGCTGCTCGAGGGCCAGCTGTCGGGCACTCTGGGCGGCGCCTTGTCCGACACCACCTTCGTGCGCGGCTACGGGCGCGCCGCCTACTACTGGACGCCCCAGCCCAAGTTCGGCACCTTCGTCGCGCGGGCCGAGCTCGGCCAGGTGTGGGCGTCCGATACGAACCGGGTGCCGTCGTCGCGCCTGTTCCGGACCGGCGGCGCCAGCACCGTGCGCGGCTACGACTACCAGAGCCTCGGCGTGCCCGGCCCGAAAGGCTCGGTCGACGGCGGTCGCGTGCTCGGCGTGGCCAGCCTCGAGTACCAGTACCCGATCACGCGCACCGTGTCGGGCGCGCTGTTCTACGACGCCGGCGATGCCGCCCGGGACTGGCAGACCTTCGACCTGGCTAAGGGTTACGGCGTCGGCGTGCGCTGGGCGAGCCCGGTGGCGCCGTTCGCCTTCGACGTCGCCCGCGGCGAGCGCGACGGCAAGCTGCGCTGGTACATCGGCCTGGGGCTGGCGTTCTGATGGAAACGATGCAAGACGACCGGCCCGCGCCGACGCCGCCGTCCGGGCCGCAATCGCCTCAGGAACCGCCGCCGTCAACGCCGCCGAGAAGGCGCCGCAGCGTCTGGCGTACCCTGGTCATCGTCGGCTTCCCGGTGCTCGCGGCGTTGCTGGCGCTACTGGCGTGGCTGACCGCGAGCGCGAGCGGCTTTTCGACGCTGACGCGTCACCTCGACACGCTCTCCGCCGGCCGGCTCAAGGTCGCCCAGAGCCGCGGCACGCTGTGGGACGGCTTCGAGCTCGCCGGCGTCGTTTGGCAGGGCGAATATGAAAAGGTAGAGCTCGATAGGCTCAAGTTCGCCTGGCAGCCGCGCGCCTTGTGGCAGGGCGAGCTGTGGATAAAGCAGCTCGCGCTCGGCCACGTGCGCTACACGCCGTTGAAAGAAGCGCCGCCTACGCCGCCCGTGAAGGCGCCCGACAGCCTGTCGCTGCCGATCGAAGTGCGGCTCGACGCCGTCACGCTCGCGAGTTTCAGCCAGAAAGGCGAGGCGCTGCTGTTCGACCTCGTCGCCGGCTACCGCTACCAGGGTGGCCAGCACCGGCTCGACGTCAAGCGCCTCGGCAGCCCGTGGGGCCGTGCCGAGGCCGAGCTTTCGTTGGTCGACGCGCGCCCGTTCAAGCTGGCCGGCCGCCTCAAGGCCGACGGCACGCTAGAGGGGCGCGCCTTCGCCGCGCAGTTCGAGCTGTCGTCCGGCCTTCTCCTGCCGCGCATCGAGGGCACGCTGACCGGCGAGAACCTGTTGGCCGAGATCGACGGCTCTCTCGCGCCGTTCGCGGCGCGCGCCTACCACAAGGTGCGCGCGCTCGACGTGCGCATCGGCGGCGTCAACCCGCGCGCGTTCAACAAGGACTGGCCGGCGGCGCGCCTCAACCTCGCCGTGCTCTTGCGCCCGACCGAGGGCGACGCGCTCGAAGGCGGCGTCTCGGTCAACAACCTCACGCCCGGCAAGCTCTCCGACGGCGCGCTGCCGTTCGACCTGATCGCAGGCCACCTGAAGGTCGACGACGAGGCGTTCACGCTCGAGGACACGCTGGTGCAGCTCCTGGCGGGCCGCGTCAAGCTCGCCGGCTCGGTGCGGGGCGACGCGATCGCGCTTGACGCCACGTTGGCCGAGGTCGGGCTCGCAGCGCTGCACGCTAAGGCTCCAAACGACAAGTTGAACGGCAAGCTGACGCTCGCCGGCACCACCGCCGCGCCGACGCTCGCGCTCGACGTGGCCGGCAAGACATTGTCGGCGAACGGCCGGCTGTCGGTCGCCACCGAAAAGAGCGGCGCGCGCACGCTCAACATCGAGTCGCTGCGCGTGGGGACCGGCGCCGGTGGCGGCGGGCTGGCCCTCGCGGGCAAGCTGGGATTGGACGGCGAACAGCGCTACACACTCGCCGGCCAGCTGCGGAATGCCGACCTTGCGCGCCTCGCCAAGGGGCTGCCTTCGAGCGACCTGAACGGCAAGGTGTCCGCGTCGGGCCGGCTCGCCGCGCCGCTGACCGTCAACGCGCTCATCGACATCGCGAACAGCCGGCTGTCGGGCTCGCCGTTGAGCGCGCGTATCGACGCCGCGCTCGCCGGCGAACGGCTGACCCGGCTCGCCGCGCGCGTCGCGCTCGCCGAGAACCGGCTCGACGCTTCCGGCCGCTGGGGCGCGCCCGGCGACGTCGTCGACCTCAAGCTCGACGCGCCGGCGCTGTCGCGCATCGGCCCGGGCTTTGCCGGTTCGGCACGAGGCGACGTCAGGCTATCGGGCAGCACGAAGTCGCCGCAGCTTGACGCTAAGCTTCGCGTCGACGGCCTTGCCGCGCCCGGTGGAATCAAGGCCAGTCTGGTCGACTTCGAGGGCGTCGTGCGCGTCGGCGGCAATACGCCTTTCAAGATCGCGCTCGCGGCGAGCGAGGTCGCGGTGCCGGGGCAGGCGATCGATACGCTCAGGCTCGACGCAGACGGCAACCGCGGCGCGCACCGTATCGAGGCTTCCGGCGCGTTGAAGCTGCGTGGCCGGCCGCACACGCTGCTGCTCTCGGCCAACGGCGGACTCGCACCCGACGCGCTCGCCTGGCGCGGCACCGTGAACCGGCTCGCGCTCGCCGGCGATATCGGCCTGCAGTTGCTGGCCCCGGTCAAGCTTGCCGCCAGCGCCGACACGGTGTCGGTGTCGAGTACGCGCTTCACGCTCGCCGGCGGCACGGTGCGGCTCGACGCGCTCGACTGGCGCGCCGGCGGCACCTTGAAGACAAAAGGCGCGCTCGATGCGCTGGCGCTATCGAGGCTCGAACCGTGGCTGAAGCTGCCCGTCGAGCAGAACCTGGTGTTCGCCGCCGACTGGGACCTCGCGCTCGGCGAGCGCGCGCGCGGTCAGCTCACCGTGCGGCGGCAGGCCGGCGACGTCGTCGTGCCGGGGCGCGATGGCCGCAAGGCGGCGCTCGAACTCTCCAAGAGCGAGGCGGTGTTGCGGCTGTCGGGCGGGCGGGCGCTGCTCGACCTCAACCTGACGAGCCGCTTCGCGCTCTTGACCGGCCAGCTGAGCCTGTCCGCGCCGCGCGGCCTGCCGGTGATGACCGCGCCGATGACGGGGCGCGTGCAGTTCGCGGTGGGCGACCTGTCACGCCTCAAGGCGCTGACCGGGCCGGGGCTGGAACTCGCCGGGCAGGCTGCCGCCGACCTGACGGTGTCCGGCACGCCGGCCGCGCCGCAGTGGCGCGGGCGCATCGTCGGCAGCGGGCTGGCCTTCGCCGACCGTAAGAGCGGGCTGAAACTGTCCGACGGCGAGCTCGTCGCCCAGGTTGACGGCCGCGAGCTCACGCTCGAGCGGCTGCGCTTCGCCGGCGGCCGCGGCGAGGTGGTGGCGGCGGGCCGGCTCGCCGCACGCGAAGCCGGCACCGAGGCGAACGCCACGGTCGAGTTCAAGAGCTTCACGCTGCTCGATTCGCCCGAGCGGCGGCTGGTGGTGTCCGGCGTCAGCGAGATCGCGCTGACGCCGCAGGGCATCACACTGACCGGCCGGCTGCGCGCAGACCGAGGCAGCATCGACCTGCCCAAGGAGGGCGCGCCGCTGCTGTCCGACGACGTGGTGGTGAAGGGGCGGCAGTTGCCCGTGAGCGAGGGGTCTCCGAAACTGCCGATCACGCTCGCGCTCGAACTGGACCTCGGCGACCGCTTCCGGCTCTCCGGGCAGGGGCTGAACGTGACGCTGACCGGCGTGGTCAAGCTGTCGGCCAAGCCGGGCGAGGCGCCGACCGCGCTCGGTCAGGTCAGCGTGGTCAGGGGGCGTTACAAGGCCTACGGCCAGGACCTCGACATCGAGCGCGGCGTGATCACCTTCGCCGGGCCGATCGACAACCCCAACCTGTCGGTGCGCGCCAAGCGGCGCTTCTCGCCGGTCGGCGCCGGCGTCGAGGTGACCGGCACGGTGTCGTCGCCTAGCGTGCGCCTGATCGCCGACGAGCCGATGAGCGAAAAGGACAAGCTCGCGTGGCTGGTGCTCGGCCGCGCCGCCAGCACCGGCGGCGGCGACGACGCCTCGCTCGCGGCCAGCGCCGGCGCCTTCCTCGCCGGCAGTCTCAACGAACAGATCGGCCTGTTCGACGACCTCGGCGTCACCAGCCGCGGCGAGAAGACCTACGCCAGCGGCCGCGTCAGCCCGGCCGAGCAGGTCGTGGTGGTCGGCAAGCAGCTGACGCGCGAGCTCTTCGTCGGCTACGAATACGGCATCAGGAGCGCCGAGCAGGCGGTCAAGTTCGCCTACCAGTTTTCGAAGAGCTGGTCGGTCGTGCTGCGCGCAGGCAATGCGGACTCGTCGGCCGAGACGCGCTTCACCCGTCGCTTCGACTAGGGCCGAGGGTTGGCCGAGCCCGGCCGACGCTTGAATCGGGCTCGGCCAACCTTGCGGGCCGCGAATTCGCGTCGATAGGGCGCTTGCGCTACAATGGCCGCCGGAAGCCAACCAGACAGTCGCCGCATCCTTTGGTGGATGGGGAGGAAAGTCCGGGCTCCATAGGGCAGGATGCCGGTTAACGGCCGGACGCCGCGAGGCGATGGAAAGTGGAACAGAGAGCTGAACCGCCGATGGCCGGACTTGTCGCCCGCAAGGGCGACAAAGTCTTTATCCAAGCAGGGTGTAACCCGGCTCGGAGAATCCAAGCAGGGTGAAAACCCTGACGGACGGCACAGGCAAGGGTGAAAAGGTGTTCGGGCGCGGCGTAAGCCAAGCCCGGAGGTTGGGTCGAAAGATCCGGCTCGGTAAGAGCGCACCGCGGACGTGGCAACACGGACGGCAGGCTAAACCCCATCCGGAGCAAGGCCAAATAGGGGTGCATTGGCGTGGCCCGCGCTGCACCCGGGTAGGCTGCTTGAGCCTGTCGGCAACGGCAGGCCTAGAGGAATGACTGTCCACGACAAAACCCGGCTTATCGGTTGACTTCCCCCTCATTTCTGCGGCGGGCGCTCCTTGTGAGTCGCCCGCCGTTTTCACGTTACGGTCGATTATTTTCGGCTATCGATGCTGCCTAAAAAATAATCAAAAAGGTTTTTACCGCCTGCGCGAAAAGCTATACAATGGCGGCCCTTTTCGACCTTCTTGCCGACCCTTTACCCATGCGCATCGGGCCTTACACGCTCAAGAACCGGCTGATCGTCGCACCGATGGCCGGTGTGACCGACCGCCCGTTCCGCATGCTGTGCAAGAAGCTCGGCGCGGGCATGGCGGTGTCGGAAATGATCACGTCGAACAAGGCGCTATGGACCACGCCGAAGACGCTGCACCGCGCCAACCACGACGGCGAGGTCGAGCCGGTGGTGGTGCAGATCGCCGGTGCCGACCCGGCGCAGATGGCCGCCGCGGCGCGCCTCAACGTCGAGCACGGCGCGCAGATCATCGACATCAATATGGGTTGCCCGGCCAAGAAGGTGTGCAACGTCGCCGCCGGTTCCGCGCTGATGCAGCACGAGGACCTGGTCGGCCGCATCCTCGATGCGGTGGTTGCGGCGGTCGACGTGCCGGTGACGCTGAAGACGCGCACCGGCTGGAATCGCGACAACAAGAACGTGATGCGGATCGCGAGGTTGGCCGAGGACGCCGGCATCGCGGCGCTCGCGCTGCACGGGCGCACGCGCGAGGATATGTACAAGGGCGAGGCCGAGTACGACACGATTGCCGCGGTCAAGCAGGCGATCTCGATCCCGCTGATCGCCAACGGCGACATCGACAGCCCGCAAAAGGCTCGTTTCGTGCTTGAAAAGACCGGCGCCGACGCGATCATGATCGGCCGCGCCGCGCAGGGTCGGCCGTGGATCTTCCGCGAGATCGACCATTACCTTGATACCGGTACGATGTTGCCGCCACCGCGCGTCTGCGAGATTCGCGACGTGCTATTGGGGCACCTCGACGAGCTATACGGCTTTTACGGCGAATACTCGGGCTGCCGCGTCGCGCGCAAGCATATCGCGTGGTATACGAAGGGTCTGGCGGACGCGAACGCGTTCCGCCAGGCGATGTACCAGCTCGAGAGCACCGAAACACAAAGAGCGGCGGTCAGCGCCTATTTCGACGGGCTGGCCGAACGCGGGGAACACCTCAGCTACCTTGACGAGGGGGCGGCCGGGGATGTGGACAACGACTAACACCAACAACAACCATGCAAAGCAACGATCATATCGCCCAGACCATCCGGCACGCGATGGAGCAGTACTTCCGCGACCTGGACGGGGAAACGCCGTCGGCCATCTACGATATGGTGCTCGCCTGCGTGGAAAAGCCGTTGATCGAAGTGGTGTTGAGCCAGACACAGGGCAACCAGACCCGGGCGGCCGAGCTGCTCGGCCTCAACCGCAACACCTTGCGCAAGAAGATGAAGAGTTACGATCTGATCTGACGCCTTACGAGGGCCGCCGCGAGGCGGCCTTCGGCTTTTACAGGTGTCGCTTCGGATAAAGTTATTTGATCGCAAGCATTTGCATTCACCTTTACTGGAACGGGAACATGAGCAAGATCGAACGAGCCCTCATCAGCGTGTCGGATAAAACCGGCGTCGTCGAATTCGCGCGCGGCCTCGCCGAACAGGGCGTGGAACTCTTGTCGACCGGCGGCACCGCCAAGCTGCTGGCCGACGCCGGCATTCCGGTGACCGAAGTGTCCGACTACACCGGCTTCCCGGAGATGCTCGACGGCCGCGTGAAGACGCTGCACCCGAAGGTGCACGGCGGCATCCTCGGCCGACGCGACCTGCCCGAGCACGTCGCCAAGATGGCCGAGCACGGCATCGGCAACATCGACCTCGTTTGCGTGAACCTCTACCCGTTCGAGGCGACCATCGCCAAGGCCGACTGCACGCTCGAGGACGCGATCGAGAACATCGACATCGGCGGTCCGACCATGGTTCGTTCGGCGGCCAAGAACTGGGCGCACGTCGCCATCGTCACCGACGCGGCCGATTACGAATTGCTGCTCTCCGAGCTGAAGGCCAACAAGGGCGCGCTGGCCAAGGCGACCCGCTTCAAGCTGGCGAAGAAGGCGTTCACCCACACCGCCGCCTACGACGGCGCGATCTCGAACTACCTGACCAGCCTGACCGAAGACTCGATCGAAGGCGTGCCCGAGCAGTTCGCCTTCCCGAATCGTTTGAATTCGCAGTTCGTCAAGGTGCAGGACATGCGCTACGGCGAGAACCCGCATCAGGCCGCCGCGTTCTACCGCGAGCTCGACCCGGCCGCCGGCAGCATCGCCCACTACAAGCAGCTGCAGGGCAAGGAGCTGTCGTACAACAACATCGCCGACGCCGACGCGGCGTGGGAAGCGGTGAAGACCTTCGATGCGCCGGCCTGCGTGATCGTCAAGCACGCCAACCCGTGCGGCGTCGCGATCGCGGCCGACCCGCTGACCGCGTACAAGCTGGCGTTCGCGACCGACACCACGAGCGCCTTCGGCGGCATCATCGCCTTCAACCGCGAAGTCGATGGCGAGACCGTCGAAGCGGTGACCGGCCAGTTCCTCGAAGTCTTGATCGCCCCGGCCTTCACCAAAGAGGCCAAGGCCATCATCGCCGCCAAGAAGAACGTGCGCGTGCTGGAAGTGCCGCTCGTCGCCGGCGCCAACCGCTTCGACATGAAGCGCGTCGGCGGCGGCCTCTTGGTGCAGACGCCGGACCTGAAGAACGTCGGCCTCGACGAGCTGCGCGTGGTGTCCAAGCGCCAGCCGACCGAGCAGGAAATGGCCGACCTGATGTTCGCGTGGCGCGTCGCCAAGTTCGTGAAGTCGAACGCGATCGTGTTCTGCGCGGGCGGCCGGACAGCCGGCATCGGCGCCGGCCAGATGAGCCGCGTCGACTCGACCCGCATCGCCGCGCGTAAGGCTGCTGACGCCGGCTTGAGCCTCGCCGGCGCGGTGGCGGCCAGTGACGCGTTCTTCCCGTTCCGCGACGGCATCGACGTCATCGCCGGAGAGGGCATCAAGGCCATCATCCACCCGGGCGGTTCGATGCGCGACGAAGAGGTGTTCGCCGCTGCCGACGAGCACGGCATCGCCATGGTGCTGACCGGCACGCGCCACTTCCGCCACTGATCCATCCGCCGGGGGCAGCGTCATGAAGATCCGACCCGAACAGGCCGGCGACCAGGCGGCGATCCGCGACGTGCTCATCGCCGCGTTCGCCGACCATCCGCACAGCCGCAACAACGAGCACACGCTGGTCGACGCGCTGCGCGAAGAGCACGCGCTGTCGCTCGGCCTGGTGGCCGAGGAGGGCGGCGAGGTGATCGGCTACATCGCGTTCTCGCCGGTCACCGTCGCCGGCGAAAAATGCGGCTGGTACGGGCTCGCGCCGCTGGCGGTGCGCCCGGACAGGCAGCGCCGCGACGTCGGCCGCTCGCTGGTCAAGGCCGGCCTTGCCGCCTTGCGCGAGACCGGCGCCGCCGGCTGCGTGCTGCTCGGCGACCCGGACTACTACGGCCGATTCGGCTTCGCGCGCCGCGCAGGGCTCACCCTGCCCGGCGTGCCGCCGGCGTTTTTCCTCGCGCTGGCCTTCGAAGATTCGCAGCCGGCCGGTGAGGTGGCGTACCATCCGGCTTTTGACAGTTGCAAGTGAGATAGAGACAGGAGTCCTCACAGCATGAAAGTACTGGTTATCGGCGGGGGCGGCCGCGAGCACGCCATCGCCTGGCGTCTCGCGCAGTCGCCGCGCGTCTCCAAAGTCTTCGTCGCGCCGGGCAACGCCGGCACCGCGCTCGACAAGCATCTGACCAACGTGCCGGCCGACTCGGTCGACGAGTGGCTGGCGTTCGCCAAGGCCGAAGGCGTGTCGCTGACCGTCGTCGGCCCCGAGGCGCCGCTGGCCGCCGGCGTCGTCGACGCCTTCCGCGCCGAAGGCCTGAAGGTGTTCGGCCCGACGCGCGAAGCCGCGCGGCTTGAGGCGTCGAAGGACTTCGCCAAGGCCTTCATGAAGCGCCACGGCATCCCTACCGCCGACTACGAGACCTTCTCCGACGTCGCCAGCGCGCACGCCTACGTCGACACGAAAGGCGCACCTATCGTGATCAAGGCCGACGGCCTGGCCGCCGGCAAGGGCGTCGTCGTCGCGATGAGCCTCGAAGAAGCGCACGCAGCCGTCGACGATATGTTGTCGGGCAATAAGCTCGGCGACGCCGGCAGCCGCGTCGTGATCGAGGAATTCCTCAGCGGCGAGGAAGCCAGCTTCATCGTCATGGTCGACGGCAACAACGTCTTGGCGCTGGCGACCAGCCAGGACCACAAGCGGCTGAAGGACAACGATCTCGGGCCGAACACCGGCGGCATGGGCGCGTACAGCCCGGCACCGGTCGTCACGCCCGAGGTGCACGCGCGCGCGATGCGCGAGGTGATCCTGCCGACCGTAGAAGGCATGAAGGCTGACGGCCTGCCGTACACCGGCTTCCTGTACGCCGGCCTGATGATCAGCCCGGACGGCACGATCAAGACGCTGGAATTCAACTGCCGCATGGGC
This DNA window, taken from Crenobacter cavernae, encodes the following:
- a CDS encoding autotransporter assembly complex protein TamA, yielding MLSTRYLRLVALAGLVATQYAHGALDYTVRVAAPSGLSSLLSEHLELINRRDDPDMDEALLASLVQAAPDAARALLETEGYFKARVSVREDGPHAYAVIVDAGSPVLITDLTVVLDGPIRQEPDYQQRLAAALEAWPLPLDAPFRQAEWTGGKKAVLRLLVADRFPKARLADSRADVDPDTGRAELAVRYDSGPRIAFGALTVTGLKRYPQSIALGLADFKEGDPYKLSKIIDYQNALEQDPHFSGAVVSADFDAIKDDRVPVSAALTEFPRQKVELGLLYSKSEGPGVRVGYDHYNIFNRALTGAFLADLKQNEKTVSFGLGFPRNHDGYSHSANLSYKVSDVQGLDTQALTAGVWRIRQRGNIEARIGLELESEQSRLGGIDQGHVRAVLLSYGWARRALDDAQRPRNGSLLEGQLSGTLGGALSDTTFVRGYGRAAYYWTPQPKFGTFVARAELGQVWASDTNRVPSSRLFRTGGASTVRGYDYQSLGVPGPKGSVDGGRVLGVASLEYQYPITRTVSGALFYDAGDAARDWQTFDLAKGYGVGVRWASPVAPFAFDVARGERDGKLRWYIGLGLAF
- a CDS encoding translocation/assembly module TamB domain-containing protein, with the protein product METMQDDRPAPTPPSGPQSPQEPPPSTPPRRRRSVWRTLVIVGFPVLAALLALLAWLTASASGFSTLTRHLDTLSAGRLKVAQSRGTLWDGFELAGVVWQGEYEKVELDRLKFAWQPRALWQGELWIKQLALGHVRYTPLKEAPPTPPVKAPDSLSLPIEVRLDAVTLASFSQKGEALLFDLVAGYRYQGGQHRLDVKRLGSPWGRAEAELSLVDARPFKLAGRLKADGTLEGRAFAAQFELSSGLLLPRIEGTLTGENLLAEIDGSLAPFAARAYHKVRALDVRIGGVNPRAFNKDWPAARLNLAVLLRPTEGDALEGGVSVNNLTPGKLSDGALPFDLIAGHLKVDDEAFTLEDTLVQLLAGRVKLAGSVRGDAIALDATLAEVGLAALHAKAPNDKLNGKLTLAGTTAAPTLALDVAGKTLSANGRLSVATEKSGARTLNIESLRVGTGAGGGGLALAGKLGLDGEQRYTLAGQLRNADLARLAKGLPSSDLNGKVSASGRLAAPLTVNALIDIANSRLSGSPLSARIDAALAGERLTRLAARVALAENRLDASGRWGAPGDVVDLKLDAPALSRIGPGFAGSARGDVRLSGSTKSPQLDAKLRVDGLAAPGGIKASLVDFEGVVRVGGNTPFKIALAASEVAVPGQAIDTLRLDADGNRGAHRIEASGALKLRGRPHTLLLSANGGLAPDALAWRGTVNRLALAGDIGLQLLAPVKLAASADTVSVSSTRFTLAGGTVRLDALDWRAGGTLKTKGALDALALSRLEPWLKLPVEQNLVFAADWDLALGERARGQLTVRRQAGDVVVPGRDGRKAALELSKSEAVLRLSGGRALLDLNLTSRFALLTGQLSLSAPRGLPVMTAPMTGRVQFAVGDLSRLKALTGPGLELAGQAAADLTVSGTPAAPQWRGRIVGSGLAFADRKSGLKLSDGELVAQVDGRELTLERLRFAGGRGEVVAAGRLAAREAGTEANATVEFKSFTLLDSPERRLVVSGVSEIALTPQGITLTGRLRADRGSIDLPKEGAPLLSDDVVVKGRQLPVSEGSPKLPITLALELDLGDRFRLSGQGLNVTLTGVVKLSAKPGEAPTALGQVSVVRGRYKAYGQDLDIERGVITFAGPIDNPNLSVRAKRRFSPVGAGVEVTGTVSSPSVRLIADEPMSEKDKLAWLVLGRAASTGGGDDASLAASAGAFLAGSLNEQIGLFDDLGVTSRGEKTYASGRVSPAEQVVVVGKQLTRELFVGYEYGIRSAEQAVKFAYQFSKSWSVVLRAGNADSSAETRFTRRFD
- the dusB gene encoding tRNA dihydrouridine synthase DusB → MRIGPYTLKNRLIVAPMAGVTDRPFRMLCKKLGAGMAVSEMITSNKALWTTPKTLHRANHDGEVEPVVVQIAGADPAQMAAAARLNVEHGAQIIDINMGCPAKKVCNVAAGSALMQHEDLVGRILDAVVAAVDVPVTLKTRTGWNRDNKNVMRIARLAEDAGIAALALHGRTREDMYKGEAEYDTIAAVKQAISIPLIANGDIDSPQKARFVLEKTGADAIMIGRAAQGRPWIFREIDHYLDTGTMLPPPRVCEIRDVLLGHLDELYGFYGEYSGCRVARKHIAWYTKGLADANAFRQAMYQLESTETQRAAVSAYFDGLAERGEHLSYLDEGAAGDVDND
- a CDS encoding helix-turn-helix domain-containing protein, whose translation is MQSNDHIAQTIRHAMEQYFRDLDGETPSAIYDMVLACVEKPLIEVVLSQTQGNQTRAAELLGLNRNTLRKKMKSYDLI
- the purH gene encoding bifunctional phosphoribosylaminoimidazolecarboxamide formyltransferase/IMP cyclohydrolase; the protein is MSKIERALISVSDKTGVVEFARGLAEQGVELLSTGGTAKLLADAGIPVTEVSDYTGFPEMLDGRVKTLHPKVHGGILGRRDLPEHVAKMAEHGIGNIDLVCVNLYPFEATIAKADCTLEDAIENIDIGGPTMVRSAAKNWAHVAIVTDAADYELLLSELKANKGALAKATRFKLAKKAFTHTAAYDGAISNYLTSLTEDSIEGVPEQFAFPNRLNSQFVKVQDMRYGENPHQAAAFYRELDPAAGSIAHYKQLQGKELSYNNIADADAAWEAVKTFDAPACVIVKHANPCGVAIAADPLTAYKLAFATDTTSAFGGIIAFNREVDGETVEAVTGQFLEVLIAPAFTKEAKAIIAAKKNVRVLEVPLVAGANRFDMKRVGGGLLVQTPDLKNVGLDELRVVSKRQPTEQEMADLMFAWRVAKFVKSNAIVFCAGGRTAGIGAGQMSRVDSTRIAARKAADAGLSLAGAVAASDAFFPFRDGIDVIAGEGIKAIIHPGGSMRDEEVFAAADEHGIAMVLTGTRHFRH
- a CDS encoding GNAT family N-acetyltransferase; this translates as MKIRPEQAGDQAAIRDVLIAAFADHPHSRNNEHTLVDALREEHALSLGLVAEEGGEVIGYIAFSPVTVAGEKCGWYGLAPLAVRPDRQRRDVGRSLVKAGLAALRETGAAGCVLLGDPDYYGRFGFARRAGLTLPGVPPAFFLALAFEDSQPAGEVAYHPAFDSCK
- the purD gene encoding phosphoribosylamine--glycine ligase gives rise to the protein MKVLVIGGGGREHAIAWRLAQSPRVSKVFVAPGNAGTALDKHLTNVPADSVDEWLAFAKAEGVSLTVVGPEAPLAAGVVDAFRAEGLKVFGPTREAARLEASKDFAKAFMKRHGIPTADYETFSDVASAHAYVDTKGAPIVIKADGLAAGKGVVVAMSLEEAHAAVDDMLSGNKLGDAGSRVVIEEFLSGEEASFIVMVDGNNVLALATSQDHKRLKDNDLGPNTGGMGAYSPAPVVTPEVHARAMREVILPTVEGMKADGLPYTGFLYAGLMISPDGTIKTLEFNCRMGDPETQPIMARLKSDFSVLIEHGIAGTLDKVEAEWDRRVAVGVVLASEGYPEKPKHGDVIDNVPDNTDDMIVFHAGTAFNDKGQLVTSGGRVLCTVGLGENVKQARLVAYRLADLIQFPGKQQRRDIGNKALVKK